The sequence below is a genomic window from Perca fluviatilis chromosome 13, GENO_Pfluv_1.0, whole genome shotgun sequence.
AGAGAAGTGTTCAGCTCCCCTGTGTGGTTGTACAAGGCAAAGAGCTGCATCCCTACAAGCACACAAAGATAAAATGGACAATTGGACACCAAGTCGAACTTTGCATAATGATGATTTGTCCAATGACCCCGGTACAAACTGATTACTTACTGCCCTGCGCTGGTGGTGAAGTTGCATTCTTATCTTTCTCGGGACTCTTGAGTCGGatatggttgttgttgttgtgagtcACTCTGCTTTGCCCATCGGTGCAGATAGAGCCGCACTTCCTTTCATGGGTTCGATCTAGTTCAGGAGAGCTGGGCCAGCTCTCGGAGCTTGAACTTTGTATTTCTCTCTGGTTGTAAAGGTTAAAATGTTTCTCTGTGGATTCTTTGAGATCTGGTAGATGGCCCTTCTGCTGTCTGATCACATCTTCAGTTTCTGGCGGGCTGGGACACCGCTGGTTCCCTTGTGCTTCTGCTGGGTTTTGATCTGGAAACCACTGAACTGCGTCTACACTGGGTTTGCCGTGATCTTGAGGTTGGTTCGTTGATTCTAGTGACTCTTTGAGGCTGATCTGTGAGGTCTGGATTAGCTCATTGGATTCGTCTTGGTTGAGCTCTAAACTGTGATTGGGTTTCAGAGGACTGAAGTCCGCTTCTCTTGGCTTGTGGTCTCCTGTGTTATGCTCTACACCTTCATGATCTAACTCTTGAGGTTCAAAGCGGTGATGGTCAGGCTCTGTGTCATTATGATGTGGCTCTGGAGGATCTGTTGGACTGGTGTTGGCGCTGAAGGGGTGTCGATGTATGGGTGAAGGGCTTGAATGTAAGGATGACAGCTCTTCAGCATCCCAGTGGCCCAGGTAGCTGGGTCCTCCACCCGGCTGCTGCAGAAAGCCCACAAACATCACCCCTTGCTCTGCTACATCCTGGATCTGTAGGTgtagcatacacacacacggtaaacTCTATTAGAATTCATTTGAGTGACGCATAAATATAAAAGGACGTCATTCACAGCATTGCTACTATAGTCAAACAAAAGAAAGCctcatttacacacaaacaaaggctGACGTACACAGAGTAGATATTCTGCAAAATAACAACCTACCTAATCATCTGCAAAGATCAAATATTCAAATGACAAAAGGACCTCATTAtctcaacgtgtgtgtgtgtgtgtgtgtgtgtgtgtgtgtgtgtgtgtgtgtgtgtgtgtgtgtgtgtgtgtgtgtgtgtgtgtgtgtgtgtgtgtgtgtgtgtgtgtgtgtgtgtgtgtgtgtgtgtgtcgctccCTCCCATGGAGCTCTGGTGGTTAATTGTCAGTTGATATTTGGGCTGACAGTTTTAGACAGGCTCAACGGGAGAGAAATCAGATTGCAAACTACCACCAAACAATAATGAGACACATCTTTCCCCATTACCCACTACTTTTGACACTTCACTcttccacgcacacacacaacatataacACACAGTCTTTCTATTACCATCCAACACACTCGCATTACAAAAAGTCACAGTTTTATCTGATAAGTATGTCCGGAGACAGATTGAGAGTGGGTGGGATAGAGAGTGCTGAGGAAATAGAAGTACAGAATTTCAAAActgaatatacacacacacacacacacacacacacaaacacaaaaccagCCTGTCACTCTGTCTGCCTGGTACCGCTCCTGGGTTCTTATCTCGAACTCTCTCTGGCAGCTTGTGATCTGATTGGTTATTCATGTCACGCTGCTGGAGCCTATCACATTATACACAGTGATGTGCATTTCCATCCAATCAGGTTTCCCTTTGTGCTCTTTGGGTGTTCAGATGCAAATCTATTCAATAGAGCACATTTTCATTTCCCATTGTAGGACTGTTGGAGAATTCATGAGCAGAGAGACTAAAAGTGAGTTTTACAGCTGATAAATGCCAGTGATGAATGGAAGTGATGGAAGTGATGAGTGGTTGGCAGGGTATCTTAGGGTTAAGTCTCATTAAAGTTTACCATAACTTCTGGGACATTCCATTCATTATATATCTCCTCCTTCAGTTTCCTAGTTACAGGATAGTGAGCCGTGTCCCAGTATGTTTTGCTGATTTATTTTCCTCCATCTATTTTTTTAGAGGCAAGGTTTCCATATGGCACAGACAATTAGGCAGTTGCCTGTAGCCCTTTGAGCCCCGTAATGTTTCCTCCACTGTCACAGCACTGTTGCACCAACATGAGAGGTACACACGCAAAAACTAAGCAGGGGGGAGGGGTGGATTCTACATAGATCGCTTTTTTAAAAGAATCCACTGATTTATTACTGCATTAATATACCATTTTCAGACtcacaatatttaaaaaaagaaaatgaggtTTTTAATTCCACACATTCATGccgcctacattacccacaatgcaccgaCAGTTTAGGCGAAAACTCAGGTGTGTTATGCAAGTAGTAGCAGCTTAGGTTACAGTAGCATTGAGCCACTAGCCTCCAGATGAGGAGCGGGCTACAGAGGTGTGCTAACCTGACTTCTTTTTAACTCCACACCCTcacatttgtttcattttcaacCTTGTAGTCTTCATCACCAACTGACGCTGACTCAAATGACATTACTTGACTCTAATACAAAAAAGGTTTATAGAACAACTGGCCACCAACTCTATTTTTAGTGCCACAGCAATCCCTGGCCTCACGTtaccttataaaactaactccaattgcagagaggaaaaaagagagcACTGGTGTCAGATCTGCACCTGAAGTTGTTGTTGCATGTTTGCATTGAAGTAATTCTAGCAATGTTAAGCTCTCTACCCTGCATCATTAAAGACATGGTGCACACAAAGATCCTATTTGACATACCCTGGTAATAACAGCAAAAAAAGGCCCCTACACacaataggcctttttcacaaaagacattttgtcttgacacagtaggaaaagcacaggtgtaaataacgaaaataatgatggctgaattccatttagctgctttgaTTTCAGGTTGCTGGTATCGTGCATGCTTGCTCACTGTCTCACTAGAGCGCTTGAATGGCACAGAGCCGTCGTTggtgttattagtaacacctgtgcttttccttctATGACAAGTAAAAATGTCTGCTGGCAGAAAGGCCCATTGCAAAAATACAGAACTCACCCTCTTGACGTAGCTCTGGATCACTTCTGGGTCAGCAGCCTGGTGACctgccacacacacatctgtctcCAGACGATGTCTTGCCCACCTCAGTTGGCTTTTCTCTGAACTATAGTGTGAGGAATAAAATCATTTAAACAAATAGTCAGTATAAAAGCATCAATCATATGTCATTTAGTTCAGTTCAATTCTGCTCCTATGAACCAGGAAATGTCAAATGTTCTCATATTATTGCTATAACATTACATTTCCTTTCGGTTCGTTTCCTGTCCATTATCACCTGAGCAGTTCCATCACCCAGTAACATTACAGTCTAAACGAGATCCCTTCTGGCAGACACGCTCATGTTCACGAGCACTCATTGACCCAGAATGATCACAGCAGAAACATAATGTCAATTCTGGTACAGGCTAAATTTTCCATTTAAGGGGAACACCCATTCACCACAATCACAAAAGACTTattagacagagagagggactgAATTTCCTTCTGCTCCCACTGCAAGACACAATCATAAAAGGAGTATTCAGATACGCCTCTTCAGATTTGGATTGAGGTCAGTGGAAAGGCTGTGGTAATATCTTGTGCTCTGAGGCGTGAGTGACATTCTCAGCTAGATTTGAAACAGTAGCTCTGTCAGATTTTTTTGCTTTCATTTTTAGGGTTTTTTGATGAAAGGGGATGGCGTTGATGGGGAGATAAAAGGCGGAGTTAAAGGGGACGGAGGGGGGTAAGGAGGACAAAAGAAAAGGGGGGACGGCCATCACTGAAGAAAGCAGATGAAAGAATGGAGAAGATGGTTTCTCTCTTTCAGCGTGCCGTTCCCCTCTGGCGAGCGCTGATGATGCAATCAGCCGTCTCCACGGTGACAGGTGCCAGGAAGCAGCAGGACCACTTGGCAGGAGGGGCATCAAAGGAACAGCCCGGCACCTGCCTGTGCACTAGAGTGTGCgtgtcggtgtgtgtgagtgagtgtctaTACAATACGCTGTACCTTAAAATTCACATTACAAAAAGTACACAGACCAAACCTGTAGGCTAAGCAAAGTAATTCCTTTAAATGCATAGAGTAAGTAACAACATATGGTTGTCTAAGAAAAAGACACAAAGTCTGATCCACAGGGATCTCTATACAATAAACATTTTCTTATTCCAATTATCATAGAGTTCAGTAAGCTGATGTCAGATATGTTGGAGGAGAGTGTGGATCATTTGGTGTATTGTAGATCACTCACATATGTTttggaaatgtcagaaaataactGGGAAATGGTATGTAAAATTGCTACAATAAATACAAGGATATAAGATTATTTTATTAGCAAGCAATACATATTTCGTTCAAATACTATTGATAGCAAataaacaagactaagagtctacagcccattaatctcgcattgccagaccttcctccacagcgctgcgaaggagggtctggctagtctgcATTGTACATGCTCCCCCTGGGACATATAATTAGCCAAGTTGGAGATATTTCTTATCACttatatgcagatgacatcCAGCTGTATGTCTCTTTTGAGCCAGAAGACACTGACAAAGTGTTGAAATTGCTTAGATGTTTCAATTTGATCAAGGATTGGCTCGCAAACAACTTTCTACAGCTCAATGAAAATAAGACCGAAGTACTTATTGTTGCTCCGGACACTATAGCTTCCAAGATTAGTCAGCTGCTGGGCTCCTTGTCCTCAGCTGTTCAGTCCAAACTGAAAAATCTTGGTGTAATatttgataataacatgtactTGGATCAACATATTAAATCTCTGACCTGCACATGTTTCTTTCACTTaagaaacattgccaaaattagaggAGCTGTTTGACATTCTGAGCTTGAGATGattattcatgcttttatttcatctcggcttgattactgcaactctattttcacctgtctcaGCAAATCGTCCCAGGACCGTTTACAACTAGTCCAGAATTCTGCTGCAAGGCTGCTAACCAGGTCTAGCAGGATGTCGCACATCACTCCGATTTTATACTCATTACATTGGCTTCCGATTAACTTCAGGATCAAATTTAAAGTTTTGGTTCTGACTTATAAAGCTTTGCATGATCAGGTTCCGGCGTACATCTCGGACCTGCTCCATTCATACACTACGAATAGgcccctcaggtcttctaaccagggattACTGGTTGTCTCACGAACCCGTTTAAAGACTAGAGGTGACCGTTCCTTTGAAGCGGTGGCTCCAAACCTGTAGAATGCTCTTCCTATTGtcttacgttctgcagtctctgttgaagcttttaaaaagcagctgaagacgcacttgtttaaatttgcttttgatTCCTGTATGTAAAATGTCGTCtttttatgactgtttttagttttttttttgttgtataacttactatgttttgtacaaatttttatcatgtgaagcactttgtgactctgtctgtgaaaggtgctatatcaaataaagttattattattattattattagtccacacagcattctgggattggagaaaaacgtgctctgggttattggcatgtctttaaaccaatcacaatcatcttgggcggtgctaagtgctGCACAGAGCAATggcacctctgcaaaatagcctcagaaaggaacttgttttggtggaacgtgtgtacgtccaaaggttgttttagtcatgaaacagaaaactcagattggacagatcgtctagctagctgtctggatttaccctgcagagatttgagcagcagttaaccatagtcctcataaatccaccggagtttaaaatgccaacacaaagaacgcggaaggtgatggacatccggccgaaataaAAGACacccggcggaatttccggcggcacctgaacaatcccggaagtggaacgccgtggatatagactaacagcCCATCAGCAGgcaaacatgctcacaatgacagtGATTACATGCTGATGTTGAGCAGCTTTGTTTATCATGTTCATTAcgttagtttagcatgttagtatgctaacatttgcttgtTCGcgataaacacaaagtacagttgAGGCTGATGGTAACATAATTAGTTATtagtatttggtcataaaaccAAATAATTGGACAAATTGAAATTTTAAACCAGATGATGGCACTAGAGATAAagcatcaccaaagtcattacaaTTCAACCTAAGGGGGAAACTAATGTCTGTACCTAATGCTGTACCAATGCATCTGGTAAATGTTGAGATTAGATAGGAAAGATATATTTGTTGATATATTTCCCTGGATAAGTGAAAACTTTGGCCTGCTAGGAAACCTCCTCTGGGAAACATGAATGTGGAAATTcatccaacagttgttgagatattacagtctggaccaaagtggcggCCCAACTGAACGacagaccaacattgccatctacAGAGGTATGCCGCTAGCATAGCTAAATGCAGAATGAGGAATTTGGGGAAAAGGGGAACCAATGACTAGTAATTAATGTAGACGCGCTCTTTATTGAGAAACTGGTACACGTCTTGAGACAAACCTGGGGCCAAAATGGGAAAAATGGGCATTATTAAAACCCATATTAGAATGCAGGACTCTGCACGGTTTGTTTGGAGCAAATCTGTCAGTAACTTCCATGATAAGGTGCAGAGAATAAAGCTCAGCTTGCATGCTGTACCAGAGCTGATAGCAGGGAGGTATGAAAATAATGCTCTGCTCAAATGTGACTGAATATTGCAGTTTTTACTAGAGAATAAATGGGTTACAGAAGAGATACACAGTATGCAGTGGAGTCACAAAGTACAGTATATTATCATGTATAGTCAAAAGTGAAAGAATTGGGACAGTGAGCTAAAGTTAGTCATTTTTTGTGGCTGACTCATGCAATTAATTTCACATCAAGAGAAGGAGGTGAAGTGCAGAACTTAGCTTGTGGTAATGGGTCTCAATTGGCTTCCATGTCAAAAAAATGAAGTTGCAAACTATTGTCTAAATCTGGCTGCAAATGAATCACCTCATTTATCTCAATCACTCTGCCATAAAAATCCTTACGGTGCAAACTGTTTTATTCTACAAATGTGGCGCTCATGCTGCAGACAAGCGTGTGTTTAATTTGTGTACCTTGGCGTCTCTCGAACCAGAACGGCCCGGTGCAGCTGGCGCTGGATGTGTGCATGACGGGGGCCGCAGGAATGGACAAACGGGTGGACGGCGACCAGGACAAAGCCCTGCGCGTAGAGTTCCCTGACCTGAACCGGTAGCTCTCTGACTGAGGAGAGACAAAGCACCGATGACACCGGCACCTctggagagggagaaaaaaacatgGGGAAAAAAGAGTCAGATATGGACATTACAGGTTGCAAAAGAGGTATTTGGAAgtggaaaaaaacatggaacaaagaggaagagggaagaAAAAAGGGTGTGAAgaaacaaagacagagcatGTTTCATTATGATAATTCCCCCTGAACAACAACACATGGCATCTTCACGCTAAATCTGAAACTAATTACACCAGAGCTATTAGCCTCTGTCCTCACTGTCACCATCACCAGTCTGGCttttgtaaaacacacacacatcaaatgtGCAAAGACATACATGTATTATGCATGCTGGAAAGTGTGTTCTTAACACACACTTAAAAAGACAATGCTATCACATTGCTTGTTTGGCCGTGTGGTATTAGCAGCAATCACTAACACAGAGCCGGTTCCTTTATTACCAAACACAATGGAAAGAACACCCATTTACTTCAGTGGAAAATGGTTAGCGGAGCTTATCGTATGGGAGCAAACTGTCACGGCCCAACGGCAAATCCACCAGGGAGAGCGTAATGTTTGCGAGAGCTGCGCTCTCAGGGTCGATGTATTGTAGTAATGCTCACTCTCTGTTCATGGGCTTTTAAGAGAACACATGCTTGTAttgctgtgtgtttctgt
It includes:
- the rftn1a gene encoding raftlin, with translation MGCRLPKLRKAEERRSPGNIYSTLRRPQVETKVGVAYTYHFLDFLLGKEEVPVSSVLCLSSVRELPVQVRELYAQGFVLVAVHPFVHSCGPRHAHIQRQLHRAVLVRETPSSEKSQLRWARHRLETDVCVAGHQAADPEVIQSYVKRIQDVAEQGVMFVGFLQQPGGGPSYLGHWDAEELSSLHSSPSPIHRHPFSANTSPTDPPEPHHNDTEPDHHRFEPQELDHEGVEHNTGDHKPREADFSPLKPNHSLELNQDESNELIQTSQISLKESLESTNQPQDHGKPSVDAVQWFPDQNPAEAQGNQRCPSPPETEDVIRQQKGHLPDLKESTEKHFNLYNQREIQSSSSESWPSSPELDRTHERKCGSICTDGQSRVTHNNNNHIRLKSPEKDKNATSPPAQGRMQLFALYNHTGELNTSLRFYSLRVPLQVQKEAGLITEVDTHWLDHMTQHFTSGAHLIDGFFQLGDDNDNGVSSVDSVFIFQSSAEETTDTSYDAIVVEQWTVVDGVVVKTDYIPLLQSLAPYGWRLMCVLPTPIVKTNSDGSLSTKQILFLQRPVLQRKRKDFKMLNLRGRSKAKKKSTGETQEERENMSPLMETEMDSLRRNTDEEEEEAEGWKSRDSGRSEGASYQKGREEREEDARHQKGFSFLSGSRASVEEQEEETDIDKISLSEQEKLARWTNVCQRDDGGVKEEVKTEERIKQQLFSGVC